Proteins encoded within one genomic window of Micromonospora halotolerans:
- a CDS encoding amino acid deaminase/aldolase, which yields MAIDRDKLRDRLDRATAHLDPPYAVVDLSAFDANAGALVDRAAGKPVRIASKSVRVRELLTRALARPGWRGVMAFTLPEALWLARSGVSDDVLVAYPTADRGALAELAADPALAEAVTLMVDDAGQLDLIDQVSPPGSRPALRICLELDASWRPLGGRVHVGVRRSPVHSAGAAGTLAAAVAGRPGFRLVGLMSYEAQIAGLGDAPPGKAVLGTAIRVTQRGSYRELLARRAAAVAAVREHADLEFVNGGGTGSVAATSADPAVTEVTAGSGLYGPTLFDAYRAWRPTPAAFFACAVVRRPGPGLATVLGGGWIASGPPADSRVPRPWLPAGLKLLGAEGAGEVQTPLAGDAATALRIGDRVWFRHAKAGELCEHVNEVHLVDGDSVVGTVPTYRGEGHAFL from the coding sequence GTGGCCATCGACCGTGACAAACTTCGCGATCGCCTCGATCGGGCGACCGCCCACCTCGACCCGCCGTACGCGGTGGTCGACCTCTCCGCCTTCGACGCGAACGCCGGCGCGCTGGTCGACCGGGCCGCCGGCAAGCCGGTCCGGATCGCCAGCAAGTCGGTCCGGGTCCGGGAGCTGCTGACCCGGGCGCTGGCCCGGCCCGGCTGGCGCGGCGTGATGGCGTTCACCCTCCCCGAGGCGCTCTGGCTCGCCCGCAGCGGCGTCAGCGACGACGTCCTGGTCGCCTACCCGACCGCCGACCGCGGGGCGCTTGCCGAACTGGCCGCCGACCCGGCGCTCGCCGAGGCGGTGACCCTGATGGTCGACGACGCCGGGCAGCTCGACCTGATCGACCAGGTCAGCCCGCCCGGTAGCCGGCCGGCGCTGCGGATCTGCCTCGAACTGGACGCCTCCTGGCGGCCGCTCGGCGGCCGGGTGCACGTCGGCGTGCGGCGCTCGCCCGTGCACAGCGCCGGGGCGGCCGGCACGCTCGCCGCCGCCGTCGCCGGCCGGCCGGGCTTCCGGCTGGTCGGGCTCATGTCGTACGAGGCGCAGATCGCCGGCCTCGGGGACGCCCCGCCCGGGAAGGCGGTGCTCGGCACGGCCATCCGGGTCACCCAGCGCGGGTCGTACCGGGAACTGCTGGCCCGGCGGGCGGCCGCGGTCGCCGCGGTACGCGAACACGCCGACCTGGAGTTCGTCAACGGCGGCGGCACCGGCAGCGTGGCGGCCACCAGCGCCGACCCCGCGGTCACCGAGGTCACCGCCGGTTCCGGCCTGTACGGGCCGACGCTCTTCGACGCGTACCGCGCCTGGCGCCCCACCCCGGCGGCGTTCTTCGCCTGCGCGGTGGTCCGCCGCCCGGGGCCCGGGCTGGCCACCGTGCTCGGCGGCGGCTGGATCGCGTCGGGCCCGCCCGCGGACAGCCGGGTCCCGCGGCCGTGGCTGCCGGCCGGGCTGAAGCTGCTGGGCGCGGAGGGGGCGGGCGAAGTGCAGACCCCGCTGGCCGGCGACGCCGCCACCGCCCTGCGGATCGGCGACCGGGTGTGGTTCCGCCACGCGAAGGCCGGCGAGCTGTGCGAGCACGTCAACGAGGTGCATCTGGTCGACGGCGACAGCGTGGTGGGCACCGTGCCGACCTACCGGGGCGAGGGCCACGCGTTCCTGTAG
- a CDS encoding TetR family transcriptional regulator, which yields MLDACAELVDEVGYEGLTTTLLAERAEVAIGSVYQFFPDKRAIVQALTLRTMESYLQRLDERFSSADLTHWWDGVDAAIDEYISMHRTVPGFRTLHFGDVVDLHLLDEQRDNNGVIADQLARVLTERFGLAGVPDLRFHLEVAVEAADSLIKLAFRRTTEGDERVLIEAKALIREYLHRQVDARTEAVQQG from the coding sequence ATGCTGGACGCCTGCGCCGAGCTCGTCGACGAGGTGGGGTACGAGGGTTTGACCACGACCCTTCTCGCCGAGCGTGCCGAGGTGGCGATCGGGTCGGTCTACCAGTTCTTTCCGGACAAGCGGGCCATCGTGCAGGCGCTGACGCTGCGCACGATGGAGTCCTATCTCCAGCGGCTCGACGAGCGGTTCTCCTCCGCCGACCTGACCCACTGGTGGGACGGCGTCGACGCGGCCATCGACGAGTACATCTCGATGCACCGCACGGTCCCGGGCTTTCGTACCCTGCACTTCGGCGACGTGGTCGACCTGCACCTGCTCGACGAGCAGCGGGACAACAACGGGGTGATCGCGGATCAGCTCGCCCGGGTGCTCACGGAACGGTTCGGTCTGGCCGGTGTGCCCGACCTCCGCTTCCACCTAGAGGTCGCGGTGGAGGCCGCGGACTCGCTGATCAAGCTGGCGTTCCGGCGGACGACCGAGGGCGACGAGCGGGTGCTGATCGAGGCGAAGGCGCTCATCCGGGAGTACCTGCACCGGCAGGTCGACGCCCGGACGGAGGCCGTGCAGCAGGGTTGA
- a CDS encoding D-arabinono-1,4-lactone oxidase — MAGTAAAWSNWAGNQRSTAALTVRPRTVEEVAEAVRHAADTGRTIRAVGSGHSFTGTAVADGHRLDLADLATGVTVDTARRLVTVPAGMTLHTLNDLLAAHGLALPNLGDIDAQTVAGALSTGTHGTGAKLGCLSTFVTALTLVTGTGEVLRCSADEHRDVFAAARVGLGAVGVLVELTLRCVDAFVLRAHERPAALAAVLDDLPGLVEQHDHAEFYWFPYTDRVQVKTNDRVPADDQPLPRWRGWLDDEFLSNTVFSGACRLGRAVPSLAPGISAISARALTERTYTGRSDRVFCTPRRVRFLEMEYGLPRAALPTALAELQRIVDGLPFKVLFPVEVRFTAADDIWLSHGYGRDSAYVAIHQYVGMPYEPYFRAFEKVATDLGGRPHWGKLHWRTAESLATAYPKFSDFLTVRKHLDPDNRFLNPYLQQVLGA, encoded by the coding sequence ATGGCCGGCACGGCAGCCGCCTGGTCCAACTGGGCCGGCAACCAGCGCAGCACCGCCGCCCTGACGGTGCGCCCACGCACCGTCGAGGAGGTCGCCGAGGCGGTGCGCCACGCCGCCGACACCGGCCGGACGATCCGGGCGGTGGGCAGCGGACACTCCTTCACCGGCACCGCCGTCGCCGACGGGCACCGGCTCGACCTCGCCGACCTGGCCACCGGGGTCACCGTCGACACCGCTCGCCGCCTGGTCACCGTACCGGCCGGAATGACCCTGCACACGCTCAACGACCTGCTCGCCGCCCACGGCCTGGCACTGCCCAACCTCGGCGACATCGACGCGCAGACGGTCGCCGGGGCGCTCTCCACCGGCACCCACGGCACCGGCGCGAAACTCGGCTGCCTGTCCACCTTCGTCACGGCACTGACCCTGGTCACCGGCACCGGCGAGGTGCTGCGCTGCTCCGCCGACGAGCACCGCGACGTGTTCGCCGCCGCCCGGGTCGGGCTCGGCGCCGTCGGAGTGCTGGTCGAGCTCACGCTCCGCTGCGTCGACGCGTTCGTGCTCCGCGCGCACGAGCGCCCGGCGGCGCTCGCCGCCGTGCTCGACGACCTGCCCGGCCTCGTCGAGCAGCACGACCACGCCGAGTTCTACTGGTTCCCCTACACGGACCGGGTGCAGGTCAAGACCAACGACCGGGTACCCGCCGACGACCAGCCGCTGCCCCGCTGGCGCGGCTGGTTGGACGACGAGTTCCTCTCCAACACCGTCTTCTCCGGCGCCTGCCGGCTGGGCCGTGCCGTGCCCTCGCTCGCCCCCGGGATCAGCGCGATCTCCGCCCGCGCGCTCACCGAACGCACGTACACCGGCCGCTCCGACCGGGTCTTCTGCACCCCGCGCCGGGTCCGCTTCCTGGAGATGGAGTACGGCCTCCCGCGCGCCGCCCTGCCCACCGCGCTGGCGGAACTGCAGCGGATCGTGGACGGGCTGCCGTTCAAGGTGCTGTTCCCCGTCGAGGTGCGGTTCACCGCGGCCGACGACATCTGGCTCTCCCACGGGTACGGGCGGGACTCCGCGTACGTGGCCATCCACCAGTACGTGGGGATGCCGTACGAGCCGTACTTCCGGGCCTTCGAGAAGGTCGCGACCGACCTGGGCGGCCGCCCCCACTGGGGCAAGCTGCACTGGCGGACCGCGGAGTCCCTGGCCACGGCATACCCGAAGTTCAGCGACTTCCTGACGGTCCGCAAGCACCTCGACCCCGACAACCGCTTTCTCAACCCATACCTCCAGCAGGTGCTGGGCGCCTGA
- a CDS encoding endonuclease domain-containing protein translates to MGSSWAGLRRAVPGDDADELTWLLFRQEDVISLAQARKHLTSKAIRHRVATGRWRQAHRAVLVAHNGPIAAAQLRWIAVLAAGPTALLGGLTAAQAGGLRGFPDRVVHLLLPAARRRAPLPTGVRAHRTSHLPDRDVLPLGQPPRTAAARSIVDAAQWALNDGQARAVVAAAFQQRLVGGDDLHEVIDRMPRLRRRQLILTTATDAAGGAHSLGELDLLGLVRRAGLPEPTRQQVRRDAAGRRRYLDAYFEEWRVHVEVDGGQHLDPAHAWADMRRQNDLWVEGDRVLRFPSWALRADPEAVVTQLRAALHAGGWRG, encoded by the coding sequence GTGGGGAGTTCCTGGGCGGGGTTGCGGCGGGCGGTGCCGGGCGACGACGCGGACGAACTGACCTGGTTGCTCTTCCGGCAGGAGGATGTGATCTCCCTGGCGCAGGCGCGGAAGCACCTGACCAGCAAGGCGATCCGGCACCGGGTGGCGACCGGTCGGTGGCGCCAGGCGCACCGCGCGGTCCTCGTCGCGCACAACGGCCCGATCGCTGCGGCCCAGCTCCGGTGGATCGCCGTGCTGGCCGCCGGTCCCACCGCACTGCTCGGCGGGCTCACCGCCGCCCAGGCGGGCGGGCTGCGCGGGTTCCCCGATCGGGTCGTGCACCTGCTGCTACCGGCTGCCCGTCGTCGTGCCCCGCTGCCAACGGGTGTTCGGGCGCACCGGACCAGTCACCTGCCGGACCGGGACGTGCTCCCGCTGGGACAGCCACCGCGGACGGCGGCTGCCCGGTCGATCGTCGACGCGGCCCAGTGGGCGCTCAACGACGGGCAGGCTCGGGCCGTCGTCGCGGCGGCATTCCAGCAGCGGTTGGTGGGCGGTGACGACCTGCACGAGGTCATCGACCGAATGCCGCGCCTCCGCCGGCGCCAACTGATCCTGACCACCGCGACGGACGCCGCCGGTGGCGCACATTCGCTGGGCGAGCTGGACCTGTTGGGTCTGGTCCGCCGCGCCGGACTGCCGGAACCGACACGCCAGCAGGTCCGGCGGGATGCGGCTGGCCGACGCCGCTACCTGGACGCGTACTTCGAGGAGTGGCGGGTGCATGTCGAGGTGGACGGTGGCCAGCATCTCGACCCGGCCCACGCCTGGGCGGACATGCGCCGGCAGAACGACCTCTGGGTGGAGGGTGACCGTGTCCTCCGGTTCCCCTCGTGGGCCCTGCGCGCGGACCCCGAGGCGGTCGTCACCCAACTCCGCGCCGCCCTCCATGCCGGCGGCTGGCGCGGCTGA